TCTTCCGGGTCGCCGACGATACGTTGGCCGCTGCGAATTCGCTCTTCGAGTTGCTCGAGGGTCGGCTCCGGAATGGTTTGCGGCCAGGGCGGAATGTGGGCAGGGCGCGGGAACGTGTCCAGGTACCGGAACACGAGGCTCACGTGGTACATGTTCCCCATGTTGCACGCGATGCGGCGCGCCTCCTGGCCGTCCTCGGCGCACACAAGCTGCGTGACGCAAGCCACATTGTCGTTCACGTAGTCCCCGATGGGCTCGGCGTTGCGAATGGTTTTCTTGTAGACCCGAATGAGCGGCTCGAAGTCTTTCGGGGATCCCAGGCTAAAACACAGAGCACCAACCCCCAGGCGCGCCGCCTTTTCGAAGGTGGCGGGATTGCCGCAGGCCATCCACAAGGGTGGGTGCGGCTTGCTGTACGGTTTCGGGAGCACGTTGCGCTCGGGCATCGAGAAGTATTTCCCCGAGAAGCTGTAACGGGTTTCCCTCCACATGCGTAAAATCTCGGGAAATGCCTCGTCGAACATGGCACGGGTCGTGTCATTGTCCGGGATCCCAAAGCCCAGGAATTCTGTACTGGAAGAACCGCGGCCGGTTCCGAACTCGAAACGGCCCTCGCTCAGATGATCGAGCATGGCCACGCGTTCGGCAATGCGCGCGGGGTGATTGACGGGTGGGGTGATGTTGAAAATGGCGGAACCCACGTGAACGCGCTCCGTGCGTGCCGCGACGTACGGCAGGAAAACTTCCGACGCACTGATGTGGGAGTATTCCTCCAAAAAGTGGTGTTCCACCGACCAAACGTACTTGAAGCCATGGCGGTCGCAGTGGATGGCCAGATCCAGTTCGCGCATGAGGCGTTCGTGCTCGGCCCCCTCTGGGTTGGCCTCCATCTCGTGCCGCGGCACGTGCGCCTGAACGAACAATCCGAACTCCATCTTCGCCCTCTCCTTTCTTCCGAGTCACACTTGCGCCCGGCGCCCGCGCGCACTCCGCCGAGCCCGCGCTCGCCGGACTCTGCCGTCTTTCATGTCCTGCAGCTCCCGGAAGGCGGCTGCCAAATCGCACGCGAAGTCACGCACGTCGGGGACAATGTCAAAGTCCGCGTTCAGACCGAACAGCAGATGCCCATCGTAACGAAAAATGGCCACGCCAAGCCCTTGGTGGTCGAATAGGGGCACGGTCGGATAGCCGCGCAAAAGCCTGGCGGTGAGCAGATACAACGGAAACTGCGGGCCCGGGACGTTGGTCACAATGAGGTTGAATGGGGACATCCGCACGGCCACGCGCACGCCCAAGGTGAGGAGGGGATTCATGACCTCGGCGACGCGGGCGAACACTTCGAGCGCTCTTTCCTCGTGGGTGCGTTTACGCCGCTCCGTTTCCGCGACCAACTGCCGGTAGCGCACGAGCGGATCTGGCTCCGCAATGGGAAGGCTCATCAGCCAGGCGGAGACGCGGTTGCCCGTCGCACTGTGATCTCCAGGTCCCCGCAAGCTCACCGGTACCACCGCCCGGAACTCGAGACCGTCGAGGCTCACCATTTTGCGCAAGAAGTAGCGGCGGGCGGCCCCGGCAACCGTGGCCAGCACGACGTCGTTGACCGTTCCGCCCCAGCGATTTTTGATCTCTTTGGCGGCAGCCAGCGGCAATTCTTGCCAATCGAACCGCCGGTGAGAACCGATGCGCTGGTTCAGCGGCGTTGCGCTGGGGAAATGCAACCCGGAGCGCAGGAACGACCAGCTCCGGTCGAAGGCCTGAATCGCGTGACGCAGCGCCCGACCGGGCTCTGCAATCGCGGAGCGAATCTCCTCCCAGAGCCGTCGCGGAAGCTCGAGGCGCTCCCGCACCTGGTCGCGGAGCAGTTGCATTTCCGAAGGGGCGGGGCGGGGCCGCCACGGCGCTGGAGGGTCGAAGCGATCCACCGGAGCGGGTTGCAATAGGGTGGCCATCAAATCGACCCCGGAGACCCCATCCACAACGGCATGGTGCGTTTTGAGAAGGATCGCAAAGCGATTGTCGCGCAGGCCTTCGATCACCCACATTTCCCACAGGGGCCGCCGACGATCGAGCGGGATGGACATGAGCTGCCCGGCGAGTTCCTTGAGTTGTTCCGCATCCCCCGGTCGCGGCAGCGCTGTGTGGCGCACGTGGTCGTCGAGATGAAACCGCTCGTCGTCCACCCACACCGGGCTTCCTTCCCAAGGGACGTAGGCCAGGCGCTGGCGGTAGCGAGGGATCCAAGGCAACCGCGAAGCGACGTACTCGCGGATTCGTGCGAGATCTACTCCGCCATCAGGCCGGGTCAGCGATGCCGCCTCGAAGATGGTGACACCGCCGAGGTGCATGGGGGTGGAGCGCCGCTCGAACAGCAAGAAGGAGCGGTCGGCAGTGCGCAACGGCTCGTACCATCCCTCGCCCATGGCTGACCCCGGTCGAACTCACTCTCCCCACCCGCGAACGTCCACACCCAGCGAGCGGATGAATTCCAGCACGCGATTCGGGCGCAAGTAATCCGGCGGGCGATCGTACTGCCACATGCGAGCCTGGCCCGTGGGGGTCACAAAGCGCAGGGCCTGATGCAGCGTAAACACGACCCCGCGCCGACAAATTCCGCGCTCGTACCGCTGAGCGTGCTCCGGGTCGGCAACAAAGTTCATGGCATCGCACATGTGCACCATGTTGGTGAGGTTCCACTCGCGCGGGCTGAGGCTCACGTGGATGGCCAATGCCTCGGGCTCCGCGTGAAGTACCTCTCCGTTCCGCGCGGTCAGCCGCACCGCTGCCAAGCAACACGCACAGTAGCCCTCGATGCGCACTTCCTTGTCGCGCAGCGGTGGCATCATGGACACCGCCAGCGACTCCATGGCGCAGCCCGCATAGCTCAGGAAACGGCCATCCACGTGGATTTCGGCTTGCGTCGGATAGCTCGAAAACGGTGGCGCCTTGAGCAAATTCACGTTTTGCGTGGACAGATCCACCACGCACATCATACCGAGATCCAGCTCCTTGTAGGCCTCGACGATTTCCGCCCGACCCAGGCCGGTGGCTTCATGCACGGCCCGGAGGTTGGGCGCGCGCCCATGATCGCACCAATACTCGTACACGAATTGGCGAACCTTGAGGGCCGCATCGCTGAAACGGAATTCGGGCACGTTTTGAGGCATGCGCGTCTCCTAACAAACGTTCGTTGCGTACCCTGTTTGCCGGGTACAGTCAAACCCCACGAGGTGGCCCCGCAATTCCAGCGCCCCGCTTTAGAGATGCCGGTTTCGTGCCCTTGCCCGGAAGGTATCGCCCGGGAAGGGAAGCCGAGAGAAAGCCCGCCGGGGGGCGGCGACGCTGGCTCGTACAGGGTGCAAAGCCGCGGTGCGGCGCGGCCGATCGGGTCGCCGGACGACGCGCTGGCGGCGCGCCGAGCAACTGGCCCAGCACCGCACCACTGCGCAAAACGACCCATGACCGAGGCGCTTGGCAGCCAAGCGGGCTCTCGGTAGAAAGCGGCTCATGGCGGAGTTGCCTCTGGCAGGGATACGCATCCTGGCGGTAACGCAACTGGGTGCAGGCCCGTACGCGATGACGCTTCTGGCCGATCTCGGTGCCGAGGTGGTCAAAGTCGAGGACCCGACCACGGGTGGGGACGAAGCGCGGCGGGTGCCGCCCGGAGTGATCGAGGGCGACAGCTTGTACTTTCAGGCCCTGAATCGTAACGCGCGGTCGTTGACCTTGAACTTGCGCGTGCCCGAGGGGCAAACACTGCTCCGGCAACTTGCCCGCGTGTGCGATGCGGTGTACTGCAATTTGCGCGGCGACTTACCCGCAAAGCTGGGTTTGAACTACGCCGCCCTCGGAGCAGAAAACCCGCAAATCGTGTGTTGCTCGCTCTCGGCGTTTGGCACCACTGGCCCGCGCGCGGCCGAGCCCGGCTACGACTTTCTCATCCAAGCCCTTGCAGGCTTCATGGCACTGACGGGCGATCCCGATAGCCCGCCCCAACGGTGCGGCATTTCGGTGGCGGATTTTTCTGGCGGGTTGATGTCCGCGGTGGGTTTGCTGGCCGGGATCTTGCGAGCGCGCCGCACCGGAGTGGGGGGCGACGTGGACGTGAGCCTGCTGGATACGAGCGTGTCCATGCTGAACTACATGGTCACGTGGTGGTTCGCGCTCGGCCATCGGCCGCGACGTTTCGCACATGGTGCCCACCAAAGCGTGGTCCCCGCGCAGACGTTTCGTACAGCCGATGGCTATATCGTGGTGATGTGCATGAAAGAACGGTTTTGGCGGGAACTGTGCCGTTTGCTGGATCGCCCGCAGTGGGCGGCGGACTCGCGCTTTGCCACCATGGCCGAGCGTTTTGCCCACCGCGACGAGCTGCTGCCGTTGCTCGAAGACGAGTTTCGCCGCCGGCCCACAGGCGAATGGGTGGAGCGTTTGCGGGGGCACGTACCATGTGCACCGGTAAACGACTTGCCCGCCGCGCTGGCTGAGCGGCAGATCGTGGACCGCGATATGATCGTGGACGTCGCCCATCCCCATTGGGGCAACCTGCGCGAGGTGGGTTGCCCGATCCGATTTGCCGGCACCTCTCCGCGTTACACGGCAGCATCGCGTTGCGGTGCGGATACCGACAGGATCCTGCGCGAATGGCTGGGGTTGCGTGAGGCCGACCTGGAACGCTTGCGCCGCTGCGGTGCCATCGGAAGTTGAGGCAACGATGGACTTGCGGTTCACGCCCGAAGAGGAATCGTTTCGCCGCGCAGTGCGACACTGGCTCGAACAGCACCCCCCGCCGGCGGTTCCACCGGATCTCCCGCTGGTCGAAGAGGTGGCTTGTTTGCGCGCGTGGCAGCGCACGCTGTGGGAAGGGGGGTGGGTCGGCGTCCACTGGCCACGCGCTTACGGAGGCCGCGGCGCATCGTTGACCGAGAACTACATCCTGCAAGAGGAACTTGCCCGGGCCCGTGCACCGGAGCTGATTGGCCGGATTGGCGTGAACCT
This sequence is a window from Candidatus Binatia bacterium. Protein-coding genes within it:
- a CDS encoding luciferase; its protein translation is MEFGLFVQAHVPRHEMEANPEGAEHERLMRELDLAIHCDRHGFKYVWSVEHHFLEEYSHISASEVFLPYVAARTERVHVGSAIFNITPPVNHPARIAERVAMLDHLSEGRFEFGTGRGSSSTEFLGFGIPDNDTTRAMFDEAFPEILRMWRETRYSFSGKYFSMPERNVLPKPYSKPHPPLWMACGNPATFEKAARLGVGALCFSLGSPKDFEPLIRVYKKTIRNAEPIGDYVNDNVACVTQLVCAEDGQEARRIACNMGNMYHVSLVFRYLDTFPRPAHIPPWPQTIPEPTLEQLEERIRSGQRIVGDPEECARAVQKYADIGCDQIIFGILASTQPQWVAKRSVELFGKYVIPRFDTDPVHSTTRYRLAALQQRPAAAEAPSAARG
- a CDS encoding diacylglycerol O-acyltransferase, translated to MGEGWYEPLRTADRSFLLFERRSTPMHLGGVTIFEAASLTRPDGGVDLARIREYVASRLPWIPRYRQRLAYVPWEGSPVWVDDERFHLDDHVRHTALPRPGDAEQLKELAGQLMSIPLDRRRPLWEMWVIEGLRDNRFAILLKTHHAVVDGVSGVDLMATLLQPAPVDRFDPPAPWRPRPAPSEMQLLRDQVRERLELPRRLWEEIRSAIAEPGRALRHAIQAFDRSWSFLRSGLHFPSATPLNQRIGSHRRFDWQELPLAAAKEIKNRWGGTVNDVVLATVAGAARRYFLRKMVSLDGLEFRAVVPVSLRGPGDHSATGNRVSAWLMSLPIAEPDPLVRYRQLVAETERRKRTHEERALEVFARVAEVMNPLLTLGVRVAVRMSPFNLIVTNVPGPQFPLYLLTARLLRGYPTVPLFDHQGLGVAIFRYDGHLLFGLNADFDIVPDVRDFACDLAAAFRELQDMKDGRVRRARARRSARGRRAQV
- a CDS encoding hypothetical protein (possible pseudo, internal stop codon), giving the protein MAELPLAGIRILAVTQLGAGPYAMTLLADLGAEVVKVEDPTTGGDEARRVPPGVIEGDSLYFQALNRNARSLTLNLRVPEGQTLLRQLARVCDAVYCNLRGDLPAKLGLNYAALGAENPQIVCCSLSAFGTTGPRAAEPGYDFLIQALAGFMALTGDPDSPPQRCGISVADFSGGLMSAVGLLAGILRARRTGVGGDVDVSLLDTSVSMLNYMVTWWFALGHRPRRFAHGAHQSVVPAQTFRTADGYIVVMCMKERFWRELCRLLDRPQWAADSRFATMAERFAHRDELLPLLEDEFRRRPTGEWVERLRGHVPCAPVNDLPAALAERQIVDRDMIVDVAHPHWGNLREVGCPIRFAGTSPRYTAASRCGADTDRILREWLGLREADLERLRRCGAIGS